The Methanobacterium lacus genome includes a region encoding these proteins:
- a CDS encoding radical SAM protein, whose product MMRKHFSGYNFLADPETGVTFRWGNSFNEDPYMAPWPELVDISISNYCTNDCDYCYRQSSETGSFMSIEDFQTCLEQLNNTKFGSVFQIALGGGEPLLHPDFSKMLRLTREYNIIPNYTTSGKFFTEENLKTTRECCGAIAVSWDPTRNLTLDELKELGKLLKANDISSNIHYVVSNSTIETAIKILKGDLQEYLLNFNSVIFLTYKPTGRASNSDILQQGPELTDFLNLVDKSPTDLKIGFDACFVPVLIKHTAIDTDFVDSCECGFFSLYIDENLNVSPCSFCNDASYGYNLNKISIEDIWQEKLFDYREFVAENTKASCEDCDKNSECRGRCPFFKELFLCYDAEEI is encoded by the coding sequence ATGATGAGAAAACATTTCAGTGGTTACAATTTCCTGGCAGATCCCGAAACAGGAGTTACATTTAGATGGGGAAATAGTTTCAATGAAGACCCTTACATGGCACCATGGCCAGAACTGGTGGACATATCCATTTCAAATTACTGTACAAACGATTGCGACTATTGTTACAGACAGAGCAGTGAAACAGGAAGTTTTATGTCCATAGAAGACTTCCAAACTTGTCTTGAACAACTCAACAATACAAAATTCGGGAGCGTATTCCAGATAGCCCTTGGAGGCGGAGAACCACTTCTCCATCCCGATTTCAGCAAAATGTTGAGATTGACAAGGGAATACAACATCATTCCCAACTACACAACCAGTGGAAAATTTTTCACAGAAGAAAATCTTAAAACAACCCGTGAATGCTGTGGTGCAATTGCAGTATCTTGGGATCCCACTAGGAACCTTACACTGGACGAACTTAAAGAGCTGGGAAAATTACTTAAGGCCAATGATATATCGTCCAACATACACTACGTAGTATCGAATAGTACCATTGAAACAGCCATAAAAATTTTAAAGGGAGATTTACAGGAATATCTGTTAAATTTTAACTCTGTGATATTTTTGACCTACAAGCCCACTGGAAGGGCATCGAATTCCGATATACTGCAACAAGGCCCAGAACTAACAGATTTTCTAAACCTCGTTGACAAATCCCCCACCGATTTAAAAATCGGATTTGATGCTTGCTTCGTTCCTGTCCTGATCAAGCACACTGCAATTGATACAGACTTTGTAGACAGCTGTGAATGTGGATTTTTCTCACTCTACATCGATGAAAACTTAAATGTAAGCCCCTGCTCATTTTGCAACGATGCAAGTTACGGCTACAACTTGAATAAAATTAGTATTGAAGACATTTGGCAGGAAAAACTTTTTGATTACAGGGAATTTGTCGCGGAAAACACCAAAGCCAGCTGTGAAGATTGTGATAAAAATTCTGAATGTAGGGGCAGGTGTCCGTTTTTTAAGGAACTCTTCCTATGTTACGATGCTGAAGAAATCTAG